The sequence ATTGGGAGCGTGTAAGGTCAATTGCAATGTGCCTTCTAAATCATGAAATAACATCCCATGACCTCCATCACTTGTAAATAATGGGTCTGCATCATGTTTCCATGGCCCTGTGATAAGGCCGGAAACAGAACGGGAAACGCCTTGCGCATACACATTTTTGACAAAGCTTGCCCATAACATTAACAATTCTCCGTTGGATGCCTTGTAAATATACGGTCCATCTGTTACATAATTGACGTGAGCATTCACTTCTTCTTTTGTAAACGAGGTCGGCCACTTTGCCTCCGATGCGCTAAAAAGAGTAATGGGCTCTCCTTCAGCTTCTGTTAAATCATCCTTCAATCGAACCGCACAAATCGCTCCATCACCAATTTGAATCCATTCCTGACAGAATATCATCCATGGTGTTCCTTGATCATCTATATGTAAAGTGCCATCAAGTGAAAACCAATCGTGAGGCGTTACAATGTTTTGACTATGAGGTGTAAACGGACCTGTAAGCGAATCAGACTTCAAAATCGCTGTTCCTCGTTTTCCCGTTGCTTTTACTAAAAAAGTCGCAAATAAATAATAGTATCCTTTATATTCATGGACTTCTGGTGCCCAGAAATTATCTTCCGAATAAAAGTCAGAATCAGGACGGAATGCAGCAATTGGACCTTGCCAATTCTCTAAATCAGAACTTGTATAAACGTCAAATCCAGTCCCCTTTCCCCAAACATCTTTATCCGTGCTGCCATATAAATAATATCTCCCCTTCTTACGATCCACATAAATAAAAGGGTCTCTCATTTGAATGTCTTTGCTTTTCACCATTTCATTATCTCCTCTCCTACACTTATCCTTTACTACAGATTACTCGAAAACAGCAGTAAAAGTAAGTGCTTTCATTAAATTTCTTAGGTTTCTCATAATTTTATCTTTATTGCACAACCTAAACAGGAGAGGAGTAACACAAAGGAGTGGACTTCCATGCCGAAGAAGAAATACGACTTAAAGCACGTTAAAGAAAATACAAAACGAAATTTCCAGCCAACAACATCTAAATAAATAAAAAGAGAAGGTGATTTCCATCACCTTCTCTTCCCTTTATAATCTATGCTTCCTTTTTTTCTAAAGAATTTGCCGTTAGCGATGTCACTTGGTCAAAAATCCGAAGACTAAAATACATAATAATATAGGCACATCCACTGACACCAACAACCGGAATAAATCCTGGAATGGTCCTCATCACAAGAAAGAACAGGAAGGAAGCTGCTGCCACGAATATCGTGTTTTTTGGAGAAATAAACAAAAACAGAAAAGTATGCTTAATAGTCCCCCACATCGATGCTTCGAAATGCAGATGAACCGGAATAATCAGAAGAGACATACTGATAAACAATATAAACACCGTCAAAATCGGATAATAACTGAGATGAACCGGCGATGATTCCAGCAGATTTGCTAATGACAAATTCACATACAAGAGCATGCCAATCAACGTGAACAGCCATCCGATAGCATTACTTCTCAGGAATTCTTCTTTAAAAACAGTCCAAAATGTTCTGGCTGTGTGGCTGTG is a genomic window of Gracilibacillus salinarum containing:
- a CDS encoding glycoside hydrolase family 43 protein → MVKSKDIQMRDPFIYVDRKKGRYYLYGSTDKDVWGKGTGFDVYTSSDLENWQGPIAAFRPDSDFYSEDNFWAPEVHEYKGYYYLFATFLVKATGKRGTAILKSDSLTGPFTPHSQNIVTPHDWFSLDGTLHIDDQGTPWMIFCQEWIQIGDGAICAVRLKDDLTEAEGEPITLFSASEAKWPTSFTKEEVNAHVNYVTDGPYIYKASNGELLMLWASFVKNVYAQGVSRSVSGLITGPWKHDADPLFTSDGGHGMLFHDLEGTLQLTLHAPNQTPEERPIFIKMEEKNGVLQKC
- a CDS encoding YesL family protein, with protein sequence MERLYYASVFILRMAYLNGLMIVFSLIGCVIFGIFPALTALFFIVRKWQLGDHHSHTARTFWTVFKEEFLRSNAIGWLFTLIGMLLYVNLSLANLLESSPVHLSYYPILTVFILFISMSLLIIPVHLHFEASMWGTIKHTFLFLFISPKNTIFVAAASFLFFLVMRTIPGFIPVVGVSGCAYIIMYFSLRIFDQVTSLTANSLEKKEA